ataaaaacagtgacagagaggTCTTTCAGGCCACAGAGCAGGGCAGCAGCAGTTTACTGCCCTATGTGATCCAGCCTGGACTGAGCCTAGAAACCCTCCTGCTGTCCTcagaacaacacaaacacatattccTCCTGTTTTATGATTTATGCCTTCATGATTTTGTGTACTTTGTCCTctacaaatgtcaaacaatgtgtttgtttgctgagAAAGGTACTCCATAAATGAGCATGGCATGATGAGAAGGAATACACcaatacataaacacagagcaaagtttacatttttattacttgtatatatttattactaAGGAAAACCTTCTAATTGAAATTTTAACATTCTGtcaacaaacaaaagaagaagtgaCATTCAAATCTGCAGaagcataaaaacacagacagttgAGTGTTTCCAGCTCCTCCGTGGTATCCTAGCAATAAAGCCCACATAGCAGTGACTGTCAACAAGATCACGTGTTAAATTTCCAAACTGGGTAGCAAAGGGCTTGTGAACAGCAATTCATTCTATGTGCAAGTAGACTACATTTGTTTACAGACTGGTCCAGTAAAATCAAAGCTTCTGCTTTGGCACAGGAGTCAAACTATAAGGCTCTGCTTCTAGCTTCATCAACCTTCACAATACTTGATCAGAGTTCAGCTGTTAGGGCTCCAGAGCCATGTTGTCTATCCCGACCTTCCGTCTGCGAGGCTGTTGAGGAAACAAAGGaatcattttctttcatatgACACTGCTATCATTACCAGAGTGCATAGTCCCAAATGACCTCAGCTcactttcagttcatttcactACTACTTGTCTGCTTATAATTTATTAATCAAAAAAGAGACGAGTTCTGTTTAACACCATTGATCGACTTGTAAACCCTGCTCCTTCAACTGTTTCGGCCTTGGTCATCGGCCCACACCGAGTTTCAAGGAGAATTAGTCATTGTAGAAATTCTAATAAAACCATCTGCTAGACATCTTGGTGTTGTGTTTGATCAAAATCAGAATTTTGATCATCACATTAAGAAATTGGTTCAGTGTTGCTTTTTGCAACTCAGAAATATTGCCAAAATCAGTTCAGCATTGCATAAGAACATCGTAGAGCCTGGATTACTGTAACTccttattttcttgtttaagCGGGTCTGAAATTGCTCGACTTCAGTTGGTTCAGAATGTGGCAGCCGGGCTTCTGACAAACACTGAGCCCCCATTCTGGCCCACTTACATTGGCTTCCTGTACGCTTCAGAATTCAGTTAAAGATCCTCCTGATCACATTCAAAGCCCCCttatatttcataatttatAACCCAATATTCTGCACCAAGATTGCTAAGATCTGCAGACCAATTGGTCTCAAATGTCCCACGGTCCAGGCTCAAAACAAAGGGGCACCGTGCTTTTACCGCTTTAACACTGTGGAATTGCCTCCTCCTCACTGTCAGGTCAGCTGAGTCTGtaccacattttaaaaaacttttaaaaacccaCTTGTATAGGCTGGCGTTTTTATAAATTCGCAGCTTGTAATCCCTATtggtttcatttgtcttttaattttgttttgtttattataatgCCTTTATCGCTGAGTATCTGTTTCCATTTATTAAATTGTAGTTTTCACTTGCTGTTTTATGCTGTGTActattatgcatttttattaactgtgaagcacttggaaacttctgttttgaaaagtgctatataaataaagcttatttacttacttacataACAGGATCAATGACGACACTTCGTTTTCTCTAAGTTGCTTAAACGTCGGTATTGAATGCCAGGAATAAGTTTAGGAATGGTCCTGTCTTTGATACATAAGGAATGAGAAGGTTGACTTGCCGAGGTGAGGTGAGGAGGTGGATTCAGAGCCTAGCTGATTTAATGAGCCATTCGCAGTGTCACAGTACCGGCCGTGTGTACTTAGACTTGCATGGCTTAATCTTTGAGACAAGCATATGCTACTGGCAGGATCAACTTGGTTCAACCACCTCTCTGTTTCCCCGTCTTTATGCTCAACTGATcatgtgagtggtatcaatcttctcatctacctctcagcaagaaagttattaagcatatttcccaaaatgtcaaactatccctttaaacaTTGCATGTGTAGCTCagatgttaacggtgagtcctccgtgcacgccaaagttagtcacggagttcaaggttctgtgcttggaccgattctattcaccttatatatgcttcctctaggcaatattattaggaaacacttcataaacttcattgttatgcggatgatacccaattatatctatcaatcaagccagataaaactaaccagttagctaaacttcaagcatgccttaaggacataaagacctggatgacctgcaatcttctgatgttaaactctgacaaaactgaagttattgtacttggccccaaacacctccgagacacattatctaaagatataattactctagatggcattgccctggcctccagcaccaccgaaAGGAACctcagttatctttgatcaggatttatcctttaactcctacatgaaacaaacttcaaggactgccttctttcacctacgtaacattgcaaaaccaggcacatcctgtctcaaaatgatgcagaaaaagtagtgcatgcatttgttacttctaggttggactattgcaattccttattatcaggctgcccgaataagtcccttaagactctccagttgatccagaatgctgtggcacgtgtactgacaagaactaggaaaagagatcatatttctccattattagcttctctgcactggctccctgtaaaatccagaatagaatttaaaatccttctcctcacctacaaagctcttaatggtcaggcaccatcgtatttTGAAGATCttataataccttattacccgactagaacactgcactcccaggatgcagggttacttgtggttcctagagtctccaaaagtagaatgggagccagagccttcagttatcaagctcctctcctgtggaatcagatccctgtttgggttcgggaggcagacaccatctccacatttaagagtaggcttaagactttgctctttgataaagcttatagttagggctggctaaggtgagccctgaaccatcccttagttatgctgctataggcctagactgccgggagacttcccatgatgcacctctttcctctctcctcctctccatctgtatgcatttttaaaccattactgcatgttactcaacatcttctctctcccgtagttctgtgctttctcgtttctctcctctctccttctgtctctttcagcaggtatttctgcctctggagctgcagagtctggatctgtggttgtgggccgcctgctgcacccgtgttcctgctcgacaactgctactacagtagttgttattggctctgttactaatactgacattattcttcctatagctgtcattcctattattactaatttattaatattaacgctacaattacatttctactattttaaaaattataggtggtattgcattgcattgtgcCCTCTAAAATTGAATTGCATTGAATTGCATTGAATATATATAGATTTGTATTTTGTGGATTCATTACCTAATTTGAGCATAAagactaaaaatatttttggggGATTTTTACCCTGTATTTCCCTACTTTGTGCTGGTTGGTTCTTAGATATGTggacatgtttttgttgcaggCCTGTCTTGGTTATGAATGGCTTCTCTATGGACTCTAtggctgtgtccgaaatcaccCCCTCATCCACTACTCCCTATATAGCAGACACTCAGCAGTTTACTAAGTCATCAGTCACCCAACAACTGTAATTTtcacatctataaaatgtacatgccatggacactactttttGTTCCATTGAGGGAATTTTTGAGGCACTGTATAGTAGTATAAATGTCAGTCAGGTGACTGTTGGATTTCATCCTGAAGAAGGCAGTGTGCCCAAATATCAATCTTTAGAACTTGAAATATGAGTGTTCAGCTTTCCCATTCTGTCTGTGAAGTCTGCCTGCGAGCCAGCACCTCACTACGACAGCTGTGTGTGCTCCTTCACTTCtctcttgtatgtgtgtgtttaccttctcgtcatcacagcagcagcagcagcagcagcggatgAGGACCAGGATGACCAGCAGCAGAACCAtacctgacaacacacacagcacaacagtgacagagcagacagagtACAAGTCTGCAGTGTTCACTGCAGAGCTTTATTCTTGTCAGGCTGGAAAAGCTCCTACATCTGCAGCCAGACCTTCACATCAAGCTAAAACTGCAGTGACACAGATtcatgaaactttcagggtGTGGTTTAGCAGACACGTAAAGGACTACATTTTTGTAAGAATTTGGTCCATTTGTACCATGCAGCATGCAGTAGCTGCAGATTTAGTATGCTGTATTCTAGAAAACTCCTGGCAACTAGCATTATAGATaagaatgcaaaaaataaagcCAAAGCTAGTATTGGCTTTCCATGAGAAACCAGACCAGAAATGATTGTTCCCATTCattttataatggacatttgtgttgttgctgtctAGTTTGTAGCGCCGGCATTGATGTATTATGAGCTCTGGTTAGCATCATAGCTAGGCTAGTGTTAGCGTTAGCAGACGCCTGGAACAGTTGGCtcaaaatggtaaatggactgtactcaCATAGctcctttctagtctttctgactactcaaagcacaaAAGGAAGGAGCCATCTGATTGGCTACAGACACTTAcctgttgaaaaaaatgcatatgTGAATCGAGCCAGAGGagtctcaaaacacacacacacaaatgcagtgaagtTCACCAGTGACAGCAGTTGGTATATAAAAGTAACAacatccaaatatgtttttgatgaaaattgcaAGTACTTTTAACTACATATATATTTGTGGatttctattacatttatttaaaactatttgtgtgtgcatcagaaatacttttgtCAACCATATCTTTTTAtatgtggatttgttttacatttatatacaacgataaatattttcatgtgcattataaaatatttttgtggagtcatttatatataaatcccgAAATCACCTGGCAGTGTAAGCATCTGACATATCAGTGAATGAAGCTGGACATCCGCTCAGCTCAAAAGTTGTTTGCATCTTTACTAACAGAATACTGTCCCAGTGGGAATGACTGACTCGCTGACTCAGTTTTCTTCCTCCTGACCACCCATCATGTCTGTGGCTGAAGAGGTTGTGGGGAATATTCAAATGTAAACGTTTCATTGCTTTCTGctcattttctattttgcaTTTGCCTTCAGTAAAAACAGGTTTATGAATATGGACCCTGATGCTTATGTGTTATAGAAAGCATCAGCGTTTTTGCCTGTAATCCATTTCCTTCACTCACcgatgaagatgaagaagactGCAAAAGAGGCGATGTCCCAGTCAGACTGGAAGAACTGCTTGGACTGCAGTCTAGAAACCACATCGTTGAACTGAtcctcaaactgctgctgcaggttCCTCCGCTCCATCGCTGTCTgctttcagaaacacacacacacacacacacacacacacacaccaccagtCGGCACACTTAATGCCACATAGTAACTTATTAATAACAGTTCACAGAAAAAAGTGGGAATGTTGGAAAAGGTGAATGTTTCTCCTGAAGAGGAAAGGCAACTGACCTCTCCCCTTTCGATCTGAACAAATGTTTTCCTACATGCTAACCTGTATGAGAGCGCGTCAGGGACCAGAAAGACCAACCCTTCAGGAGACAGGGGCCCTCAAAGTTGACCCACATTGGACCCCCAGCCCACCAAAGACACAGATGTCTtcttcaaaaataaacagaacagtTTGGTTCTCTGATTATGGAGACACAAGGTTATCCACAATGTCACTACTTCTGGTCCAAAATAAAGAACTAAATGTGGAAACGCAGATTTACTACTTTCTGTTTTCACGTGTTGGTTCCATCTCCTGAAGGTTTCCTGTTTGCCCCTTTTGCACAGCGAAAATCCACCTTTAACCACTTTCTCACACCAAACACCGTGCTATTCGCCACAGCGGTCCGCGCGCTTCCTGCTGTGCTGGCTGGAATCCGTCGCCATCATCGCATTAAGGCAGCAGCCTTCATTCACGCGCACGGTTTGAAAGATAGGatttgataaaacattttaacgTAGCTACAGCAAATGAAAGCACGGTCGTTATAAACTATACAGTGTTATTCGGAAGAGCAGGTTGCTTACCTGTAAATGGAGTCGCTTGTTTTGACCGTTTCCTTCCGGGTACGAGGTGTACCTGACGCACTGATTGGATTCTACCTGCCGCGTTTCGCGCTGGCATCAAACGGCCGTCCACCGCTGCTGAGATGACTCTGAAGCAGACTGAAGCAGACTGCTGGACTCTGAAGCAGACTGGTGgactctgatgcagactggtgcagACTGCTGGACTCtggtgcagactggtggactctGATGCAGACTGAAGCAGACTGGTGGACTCTGAAGCAGACTGGTGGACTCTGAAGCAGACTGAAGCAGACTGGTGGACTCTGATGCAGACTGAAGCAGACTGCTGGACTCTGAAGCAGACTGGTGGACTCtggtgcagactggtggacactgatgcagactggtggactctgatgcagactggtggactctgatgcagactggtgcagactggtggactctgatgcagactggtggactctgatgcagactggtggacactgatgaagactggtgcagactggtggagaatggtgcagactggtggactctgatgcagactggtggactctgatgcagactggtagacactgatgcagactggtggactctgatgcagactggtggactctgatgcagactggtggactctgatgcagactggtggactctgatgcagactggtggactctgatgcagactggtggacactgatgaagactggtgcagactggtggagaatggtgcagactggtggactctgatgcagactggtagacactgatgcagactggtggacactGATGCAGACTGAAGCAGACTGCTGGACTCTGAAGCAGACTGGTGgactctgatgcagactggtgcagactggtggactctgatgcagactgatgcagactggtggacactgatgcagactggtggactctgatgcagactggtggactctgatgcagactggtgcagactggtggactctgatgcagactggtggactctgatgcagactggtggacactgatgcagactggtggacactgatgaagactggtgcagactggtggactctgatgcagactggtagacactgatgcagactggtggactctgatgcagactggtggagactgatgcagactggtgcagactgatgcagactggtggacactgatgcagactggtggagaCTGGTGgacactgatgcagactggtggactctgatgcagactggtggagactggtggactctgatgcagactggtgcactctgatgcagactggtggagactgatgcagactggtggagactggtgcagactggtggagactggtgcagactggtgcagactggtggagactggtggactctgatgcagactggtgcactctgatgcagactggtggagaCTGGTGGAGACTGGTGgactctgatgcagactggtgcagactgatgcagactggtggactcCGATGCAGACTGGTGCAGACTGGTGGAGACTGGTGCAGACTGGTGGAGACTGGTGGAGAAtggtgcagactggtggactctgatgcagactggtagacactgatgcagactggtggacactGATGCAGACTGAAGCAGACTGCTGGACTCTGAAGCAGACTGGTGgactctgatgcagactggtgcagactggtggactctgatgcagactgatgcagactggtggacactgatgcagactggtggactctgatgcagactggtggactctgatgcagactggtgcagactggtggactctgatgcagactggtggactctgatgcagactggtggacactgatgcagactggtggacactgatgaagactggtgcagactggtggactctgatgcagactggtagacactg
This genomic interval from Siniperca chuatsi isolate FFG_IHB_CAS linkage group LG21, ASM2008510v1, whole genome shotgun sequence contains the following:
- the smim22 gene encoding small integral membrane protein 22: MERRNLQQQFEDQFNDVVSRLQSKQFFQSDWDIASFAVFFIFIGMVLLLVILVLIRCCCCCCCDDEKPRRRKVGIDNMALEP